The Victivallaceae bacterium genome contains a region encoding:
- a CDS encoding DUF2304 domain-containing protein, whose translation MATIQLSAQSQPSCIAENATTKCDMMKWVSSIFLIFIGIVALFTGLFLLGTIVANGVGISVFLIGICLLSIGIYFVFARIREQEKKRILFGGYEIVAPSQDDEDVFSESSETDSDSSIGAGTGDHELAGPVVDLSDSLSFDIDEAVTRMSEAVDRVSGRTSDEALPDGSSHSE comes from the coding sequence ATGGCAACTATACAGCTATCGGCTCAATCTCAGCCGTCTTGTATTGCCGAAAACGCAACAACAAAATGCGATATGATGAAATGGGTTTCATCGATCTTTTTAATCTTCATCGGTATTGTTGCTTTGTTTACGGGACTTTTTTTATTGGGAACAATTGTCGCGAACGGAGTCGGTATATCAGTCTTTTTAATAGGGATTTGTTTGTTATCAATCGGGATTTATTTTGTATTCGCACGAATCCGCGAACAAGAAAAGAAACGGATATTATTTGGTGGCTATGAAATTGTTGCTCCCAGTCAGGATGATGAGGACGTTTTTAGTGAGAGCTCAGAGACCGATTCCGACAGTTCTATCGGTGCTGGGACGGGGGATCACGAACTTGCGGGACCGGTCGTTGATTTGTCCGATAGTTTATCGTTCGATATCGATGAAGCGGTCACTCGAATGTCTGAGGCCGTTGATCGTGTTTCCGGGCGAACTTCAGATGAAGCCTTGCCCGATGGTTCATCGCATTCGGAGTAA
- a CDS encoding SUMF1/EgtB/PvdO family nonheme iron enzyme encodes MVEKMTENLKDIDIKSDVLGDYKILRKLGFTSWGVNLLAEHRFIKRRFVLQVLLSEFASSSDFIKSFEETVIKLAVLDHPGIAKVQNVSCYEGHFFLVTEDFGQGDPASGLSLSRYLSGRREGLKESETIAILKKVAAALDYAHGKGVIHACLNPDNIFVCPGIEEPEVIVSDFGLSFLTLERSLKLIFHEEDKILFRLSRKLAFLSPELKRGDSEDIRSDSYSFGVLVYYLLFGEIPEGFLNIPESFSKGNFNWLKVLTSCLNACGSERPDNLSELFSDKKIRLESPELRSEPVEILKRDILIESALRTSEKNREEVFYPKKLQTPIDTGSHTHRFSMKSEPEFVLVAAKSIDAVMETEVESSLIRKGEVTEHDEDKGKANPDIIEEGYSSALQAMLYKDPIVCRYASHDIIECKSEPLLTETAYIEGGEFLRGSREGKRDEQPISKVILDSFLMDIHPVTNEQFIRFLEFSGGEKDRNYNDLIRLKESRIQRRSGKLFIETGYDKHPVVGVTWYGASGYAEWVGKRLPTEAEWEIASYGGKKTLFPTGDTIDKHSANFFGSDTTPVMSYPPNSTGLYDMAGNVYEWCRDWYGYDYYELSVTEPYSPMGPPQGVYRVLRGGCWKSLKEDLRCSHRHRNNPGTVNSTYGFRCVTDVK; translated from the coding sequence ATGGTGGAGAAGATGACGGAAAATTTAAAGGATATCGATATTAAGAGTGATGTTTTAGGTGATTATAAGATTCTGAGAAAGTTGGGGTTTACTTCTTGGGGTGTTAATCTCCTTGCCGAACATCGGTTTATCAAGAGGCGTTTTGTTTTACAGGTCTTGTTGTCTGAATTTGCTTCTTCTTCGGATTTTATAAAGTCTTTTGAAGAGACGGTGATCAAGCTAGCGGTTTTGGATCATCCTGGGATTGCGAAAGTACAAAACGTGTCTTGTTATGAAGGACACTTTTTTCTGGTCACCGAAGATTTCGGTCAGGGAGATCCGGCTTCCGGGTTGTCTTTATCCAGGTATCTTTCCGGACGACGAGAGGGACTAAAAGAATCGGAAACGATAGCCATACTGAAGAAAGTAGCCGCCGCTTTGGACTACGCGCACGGAAAAGGTGTGATACATGCTTGTTTAAATCCCGACAATATTTTCGTTTGTCCAGGTATCGAAGAGCCTGAAGTTATCGTTTCGGATTTCGGTTTGAGTTTTTTAACTTTGGAACGTTCCTTAAAGCTTATTTTTCATGAGGAAGATAAGATTTTATTCCGTTTGTCTCGCAAATTGGCCTTTCTGTCTCCGGAACTCAAAAGAGGAGATTCCGAAGACATTCGATCAGATTCATATTCGTTCGGAGTATTGGTCTATTATCTTCTTTTCGGAGAAATTCCTGAAGGTTTTTTGAATATTCCGGAGTCTTTTTCCAAAGGAAATTTCAATTGGCTCAAGGTATTAACGTCTTGTTTGAATGCCTGTGGCTCTGAACGACCCGATAATCTTTCCGAACTATTTTCCGATAAAAAAATACGGTTAGAGTCTCCGGAATTACGGTCAGAACCCGTGGAAATTTTGAAACGGGATATTTTAATCGAGTCTGCATTGAGAACTTCCGAAAAGAATAGGGAAGAAGTTTTTTATCCGAAAAAACTACAGACTCCCATTGATACCGGATCGCATACACATCGTTTTTCCATGAAATCGGAGCCTGAGTTCGTTCTGGTTGCGGCAAAATCGATAGATGCAGTCATGGAAACGGAAGTTGAATCTTCTTTAATCCGAAAAGGAGAGGTAACGGAACATGACGAAGATAAGGGAAAGGCTAATCCCGATATTATTGAAGAGGGTTATTCTTCGGCTTTGCAGGCCATGTTGTATAAGGATCCGATCGTCTGTCGTTATGCCAGTCATGATATTATCGAATGTAAATCGGAGCCTTTATTGACTGAAACGGCTTATATTGAAGGTGGAGAATTTTTAAGAGGAAGTCGAGAAGGTAAAAGGGACGAACAACCGATATCCAAGGTGATTTTAGATTCTTTCTTGATGGATATACATCCGGTAACCAATGAGCAGTTTATAAGGTTTTTGGAATTTTCGGGGGGAGAAAAAGATCGAAATTATAATGATCTCATCCGATTGAAAGAATCTCGTATTCAAAGACGTTCCGGAAAATTATTCATAGAAACCGGTTACGACAAACATCCCGTCGTCGGTGTTACATGGTATGGAGCATCCGGATATGCGGAATGGGTAGGAAAACGACTGCCTACGGAAGCCGAATGGGAGATTGCCTCTTACGGTGGTAAGAAAACACTTTTTCCTACAGGCGATACTATCGACAAGCATTCGGCTAATTTTTTTGGTTCCGATACGACTCCGGTTATGAGTTATCCTCCGAACTCGACAGGGCTTTATGATATGGCCGGCAATGTTTATGAGTGGTGTCGGGATTGGTACGGGTACGATTATTACGAACTTTCCGTGACGGAGCCTTATTCACCTATGGGGCCTCCTCAAGGGGTATATAGAGTTCTTCGCGGAGGTTGTTGGAAAAGTTTGAAAGAAGATCTCAGATGCTCGCATCGTCATAGAAATAATCCGGGAACCGTCAATAGCACGTACGGATTTCGTTGCGTAACGGATGTGAAGTGA
- the ligA gene encoding NAD-dependent DNA ligase LigA encodes MNSEDFDHYLRLCKEIEEHDRRYYSEHESVISDYEYDMLLRKLTRFENEYPDWVSENSPNSRIGDRVSEHFPTVSHVIPMLSIPNVYDLKELDDFCERIEKRISGSGENYTVELKIDGIAVSLLYEERRFVRALTRGNGKEGEDITTNVRTIRMLPLTLPSEAPNLLEVRGEIFLSKRNFELLNHRQISSGKPLFANPRNVAGGTLKLLDPKEVSRRRLSLSVYGIGRSSFFSATGSHYEDLLSCLRWGLPVFGKPKLCRNKHEITVYIEKVGAERAQLPFEIDGVVIKADNIVSRRNIGHTAKHYRWACAYKFSPDQVETTVKHITVQVGRTGILTPVAELEPVNLSGSVISRASLYNFEEVFKKDIRPGDLVKIEKGGDVIPKIVSVNTEKRSAASVPWKIPDICPSCGAPLVKEEDKVAVRCTNPNCRASFFEKICFFVGKEGLDIPHLGKGIILKLIEAGLISSRADIFGLNYEDLVSLEGFQDKSVKNILSAIKKHSTPSLDIFIASLGIPLVGSKAATVLAEHFVDWESFYKAVRDDSVDLPPGIGDKTAESLRRYFSNSTVSEELRLLFVSGIRILPYILLVSVSEHPFNRKTFVLTGTLESFPRKDAEALIKERGGVVSSSVSGRTDYLILGDSPGSNFEKAKNLNIPILEEKEFISSL; translated from the coding sequence ATGAATTCCGAGGATTTCGATCATTATCTAAGACTTTGCAAAGAGATAGAGGAACATGACCGGCGTTATTATTCGGAACACGAATCCGTTATTTCCGATTATGAATATGATATGTTATTACGAAAGCTGACTCGTTTTGAGAATGAGTATCCTGATTGGGTTTCCGAGAATTCTCCGAATTCTCGTATAGGAGATCGGGTTTCCGAACATTTTCCTACCGTTTCTCATGTTATTCCGATGTTATCGATACCGAATGTTTACGATTTAAAAGAGCTGGATGATTTTTGCGAACGCATCGAAAAAAGAATATCCGGTTCCGGTGAAAATTATACCGTTGAATTGAAAATCGACGGCATAGCCGTCTCACTGCTTTATGAGGAACGACGTTTCGTTCGTGCTTTAACCAGAGGTAACGGTAAAGAAGGAGAAGATATTACGACTAACGTCCGAACGATTCGTATGTTGCCTTTAACCTTGCCTTCAGAGGCTCCCAATTTATTGGAGGTTCGTGGAGAGATTTTTTTATCGAAGAGAAATTTTGAGCTGTTGAATCATCGACAGATATCTTCGGGAAAGCCTTTATTCGCCAATCCCCGCAACGTTGCCGGCGGGACTCTGAAACTTTTGGATCCTAAAGAAGTTTCTCGAAGAAGATTATCGTTATCCGTGTATGGAATCGGTCGGTCATCATTTTTTTCGGCAACCGGTTCTCATTATGAGGATTTATTGTCTTGTCTTCGATGGGGATTACCCGTATTCGGTAAGCCGAAACTTTGCAGGAATAAGCATGAAATCACCGTTTATATCGAAAAAGTCGGTGCCGAAAGAGCGCAGTTGCCGTTTGAAATAGACGGTGTAGTGATTAAAGCGGATAATATCGTATCCAGAAGAAATATTGGGCATACCGCTAAACATTATCGTTGGGCTTGCGCTTATAAATTTTCTCCTGATCAAGTTGAGACAACTGTTAAACATATCACAGTTCAAGTCGGAAGAACGGGTATTCTGACCCCTGTTGCCGAACTTGAACCGGTTAACCTATCGGGAAGCGTCATTTCGCGAGCCAGTCTATATAATTTTGAAGAAGTCTTTAAAAAGGATATTCGTCCCGGGGACTTAGTGAAAATCGAAAAAGGGGGAGATGTCATCCCGAAGATTGTTTCCGTTAATACGGAAAAAAGATCCGCTGCATCCGTTCCATGGAAAATTCCGGATATTTGTCCTTCTTGTGGGGCCCCCTTGGTAAAAGAAGAAGACAAGGTCGCCGTTCGTTGTACCAATCCTAATTGCAGAGCCTCCTTTTTTGAAAAAATTTGTTTTTTCGTCGGTAAAGAGGGTCTCGATATTCCTCATTTGGGTAAGGGAATTATTTTAAAATTAATCGAAGCGGGATTAATTTCGTCACGAGCCGACATTTTCGGTTTGAATTATGAGGATTTAGTATCTTTAGAGGGATTTCAGGATAAGTCCGTAAAAAATATTTTATCTGCTATTAAAAAACATTCAACACCCTCTTTGGACATTTTTATTGCCTCCTTGGGAATTCCTCTTGTGGGGAGTAAAGCTGCTACGGTTTTGGCCGAGCATTTCGTCGATTGGGAATCTTTTTATAAAGCCGTTCGTGATGATTCTGTCGATTTACCTCCGGGAATCGGAGATAAAACAGCTGAATCTCTCAGGCGTTATTTTTCTAATTCGACCGTTTCGGAAGAATTGAGGTTACTATTCGTTTCGGGGATTAGGATTTTACCTTATATTCTCTTGGTGAGTGTTTCGGAACACCCTTTTAATCGCAAAACATTCGTTCTAACGGGTACTCTGGAATCTTTTCCTCGCAAAGATGCGGAAGCTTTAATAAAAGAGAGAGGAGGAGTTGTGTCGTCTTCCGTTTCCGGTCGTACCGATTATTTGATTCTCGGTGATTCTCCGGGAAGCAATTTTGAAAAAGCAAAAAATCTTAATATTCCGATTTTAGAAGAGAAAGAGTTTATTTCTTCTTTATAA
- a CDS encoding FAD-dependent monooxygenase gives MTDVVIIGANPTGLILATGLLKANIDVKIIDHRPSPNKRSDEDRRIPINLSPPSLELLHAHGLFNETTLPGQKLDGITYFWNKRSVNIDIEKSLNQHSLSAFPFCYASELKLLEDGLIENFENFGGVIHWETRPVTMVDNNLFIEKIDPKSTFEHREVHTPKFILACEADNNPHIKDIMKYPSKTKKMLREVDVFPCSSDKRIPRNRFNVFALSGCANHFLFPEPHGNEFLLWSPSHKKKPRKNREKLFSLLGINPGKKRSYGVYQMLLPHQEGNILFIGRFFNNFFLSTKTGINLNLLSAFNLLWKIIPVLKNESTEKLIASYENEISSAYKTVANMSFKHSLLLAISRKLFPTLAYWGFKGYNFLCSSKNTPNRFSICYSPGEFTKQSPQNKDIPGPKPGEYASNLLLNEGEYLLDGADGSRHLLIFFKNHPGLIEALKEEYGEHINIKVAKSQTAKDLYYANENSLYIIRPDRYIGYRSASFKIREIVAYFLKIFPNLKDQKN, from the coding sequence ATGACCGATGTAGTGATTATCGGAGCTAATCCGACCGGATTAATCTTAGCCACAGGTTTGTTGAAAGCGAATATTGACGTCAAAATAATCGATCATAGGCCTTCTCCTAATAAACGATCCGATGAAGACCGCCGCATTCCAATTAACCTGTCCCCTCCTTCTTTAGAACTTCTCCATGCACACGGATTATTTAATGAAACGACTCTTCCGGGACAAAAGCTTGACGGAATCACTTATTTTTGGAACAAAAGATCGGTGAATATAGATATCGAAAAATCGTTGAACCAACATTCGTTATCCGCTTTTCCTTTTTGTTATGCTTCCGAATTAAAGTTGCTTGAAGACGGCTTAATCGAAAATTTTGAGAATTTCGGAGGTGTCATTCATTGGGAAACCAGACCTGTTACCATGGTGGACAACAACCTTTTTATCGAAAAAATAGATCCTAAATCAACCTTCGAACATCGGGAAGTACATACTCCGAAATTCATTTTGGCTTGCGAGGCAGATAATAATCCTCATATCAAAGACATTATGAAGTATCCTTCGAAAACGAAAAAGATGCTTCGAGAAGTAGATGTTTTTCCTTGTTCTTCCGATAAACGAATTCCAAGAAACCGTTTTAACGTTTTCGCGTTATCAGGTTGCGCAAACCATTTTTTGTTTCCGGAACCTCATGGAAACGAATTTCTGTTATGGTCTCCATCGCACAAAAAAAAACCTCGAAAAAATAGAGAGAAATTATTTTCATTACTGGGAATAAATCCAGGAAAAAAAAGAAGTTATGGAGTTTACCAAATGCTTCTTCCTCATCAAGAAGGTAATATCCTTTTCATAGGTCGTTTCTTCAACAATTTCTTTCTATCAACCAAAACGGGGATTAATCTAAATCTTCTGTCTGCCTTCAATCTTCTTTGGAAAATAATTCCCGTCTTAAAAAATGAATCGACGGAAAAATTGATTGCTTCTTATGAAAATGAAATCTCTTCAGCCTATAAAACGGTAGCTAACATGTCTTTTAAGCATTCACTTTTATTAGCCATATCCAGAAAATTGTTTCCTACACTTGCTTATTGGGGATTCAAAGGATATAATTTTCTATGTTCATCAAAAAATACTCCCAATCGTTTTTCGATTTGTTATTCTCCGGGTGAGTTTACGAAACAGAGTCCTCAAAATAAGGACATCCCCGGCCCCAAACCCGGCGAGTACGCGTCTAATCTTCTTTTAAATGAAGGTGAATATTTATTGGATGGAGCGGATGGGTCTAGACATTTATTAATTTTCTTTAAAAATCATCCGGGACTGATAGAAGCTTTAAAAGAAGAGTACGGAGAACATATAAACATAAAAGTAGCCAAATCACAAACCGCTAAAGACTTATATTATGCCAATGAAAATTCACTTTATATTATTCGTCCCGATCGCTATATCGGTTATAGAAGCGCGTCTTTCAAAATTAGAGAAATCGTAGCCTACTTTCTTAAAATTTTTCCGAATCTCAAAGATCAAAAAAACTAA
- a CDS encoding alpha/beta hydrolase, translated as MRRSVFFIFFIFASRLLFVNGAESTLNSVVDPYESLIKDFQSLKSTQKLIFSTKPIDKFESKMSFDLLDNCSKNKIIGTIHKPLKTKPFCQLPAVIFCHGFRGHKFGKKEHYIRLAEELTKKGLVVIRFDFQGSGDSEGDRNYITVSDMKNNADTVMNFVRNLSFVDSQNIGIYGSSFGAHIAIYLAESYPESVRSLALWAPIANGYTLFSDLKKALDNNETVELTKGVLSPGEPVIIANKFICELIKIRDSTKLSLLPPHISVLHTQGEEDNIISAHHRNMFIKEAVDNNRDIRFITFPETGHLQGDSPKYMEIQKELSSYIADSLLIFKHYY; from the coding sequence ATGCGTCGATCCGTATTCTTCATATTTTTCATCTTCGCAAGCCGTCTTCTTTTCGTAAATGGAGCGGAATCAACATTGAACTCCGTTGTTGATCCTTACGAAAGTCTCATTAAAGATTTTCAAAGTCTTAAATCAACGCAAAAACTCATTTTTTCCACTAAACCCATTGATAAATTCGAATCCAAGATGTCCTTTGATCTCCTCGACAATTGCTCCAAGAACAAAATCATCGGCACTATTCATAAGCCTTTGAAAACCAAACCCTTTTGTCAATTACCTGCCGTGATATTTTGTCATGGGTTTCGAGGTCATAAATTCGGTAAAAAGGAACATTACATCCGATTGGCAGAAGAATTGACGAAAAAAGGTCTTGTAGTCATTCGATTCGATTTTCAAGGTTCCGGAGACAGCGAAGGCGATAGAAATTACATAACGGTTTCCGATATGAAAAACAATGCCGACACTGTTATGAATTTTGTGAGAAATCTTAGCTTTGTGGATTCCCAGAACATAGGAATCTATGGTAGTTCCTTTGGAGCTCATATAGCTATTTACTTAGCCGAAAGCTATCCTGAATCGGTCAGATCCTTGGCTTTATGGGCTCCCATAGCCAATGGTTATACGCTGTTTTCCGACTTGAAAAAAGCTCTTGATAACAATGAAACCGTCGAACTGACAAAGGGTGTTTTATCCCCGGGAGAACCTGTCATAATAGCCAATAAGTTTATCTGTGAGCTTATAAAAATCAGAGATTCAACGAAACTTTCATTACTTCCTCCTCATATTTCCGTTCTTCATACACAGGGAGAAGAAGACAACATCATCAGTGCGCATCACAGGAATATGTTCATAAAGGAAGCAGTCGATAATAATCGCGACATTCGTTTTATTACTTTTCCGGAAACCGGCCATTTGCAGGGAGACTCCCCCAAATATATGGAGATTCAAAAAGAATTGAGTTCGTATATTGCCGATTCTCTTTTGATTTTTAAACATTACTACTAG
- the leuS gene encoding leucine--tRNA ligase codes for MSKYDHSKIESKWQRFWKDNWTFSTNQNASGPKYYVLDMFPYPSGSGLHVGHLIGYTATDIVARYKRALGFNVLHPMGWDSFGLPAEQYAIRTGTHPRISTQANIDNFRKQLSALGFSYDPRAEFATSDPEYYRWTQKLFTVLYKKGLAYMEDVRVNYCPALGTVLSNEEVENGLSVEGGFLVEQRVLRQWMLRITAYADRLLNDLEEMDWPESIKNLQRNWIGKMIGLELMFSGEDCEISVFTTRPETIMGVTYIAVSPEHPDVDSLILDSYRSDCENFLSRMSIKSERDRAKNTFDSEGVFTGKYVRHPITGEMIPIWLAEYVSAGIGTGAVMGVPAHDENDCRFSEIYDISKKYVLSFKDAPSREPYFSSEGYCYDSNYGDFEIDGLSVTEASLYVINYFETNARGKKKIFYKLRDWLFSRQRYWGEPIPVIHFKDGSHRVLEDSELPLLPPEDVDYNPDGSGQGPLARALDWIHIKDPKTGKQAIRETHTMPQWAGSCWYFLRFCDPGNTEVPWSSGKESYWMPVDLYIGGAEHAVLHLLYSRFWHKVFYDEGLVAEKEPFKKLVNQGLVLSTSYRIPGGKYVNKDEVIKRGDDFFALSGEKLIVKTEKMSKSKLNGVDPMEIVRVYGADALRMYSIFSGPLEKNKVWSDEGVAGCSRFLNRFFRLIISDKVKEKGDGLEAAHRLVKKISHDIESLSLNTIPSSLMEFLNGLSNTSSISKKALEMAIRIMAPLTPHFCEEMWQLLGNSPDITEAGWPEYDESLCKDDVCVYVIQVNGKRREQVSFNRNASREEVVLAAKQMVSKYLETEIQNIVFVPGKLINFVVGPV; via the coding sequence ATGTCGAAATATGATCATTCGAAGATTGAGTCCAAATGGCAAAGATTTTGGAAAGATAACTGGACGTTCTCAACGAATCAAAATGCTTCCGGGCCCAAGTATTACGTTCTTGATATGTTCCCTTATCCTTCGGGGTCGGGTCTTCATGTTGGCCATTTGATTGGATATACCGCAACGGATATAGTGGCCAGGTATAAAAGAGCGCTAGGTTTTAACGTCCTGCATCCCATGGGCTGGGATAGTTTCGGTCTGCCGGCCGAACAATATGCCATTCGTACCGGTACCCACCCCCGAATCAGCACCCAAGCCAATATCGATAATTTCAGAAAACAATTGTCCGCATTGGGTTTTTCTTACGATCCTCGAGCGGAGTTTGCCACGAGTGATCCTGAATATTACCGTTGGACTCAAAAATTATTTACCGTCTTATATAAAAAGGGACTCGCCTATATGGAAGATGTCAGGGTTAATTATTGCCCGGCTTTAGGTACGGTTCTCTCTAATGAAGAAGTGGAAAACGGATTGTCCGTCGAAGGCGGTTTCCTTGTTGAGCAAAGAGTGCTGCGTCAATGGATGTTGAGAATAACGGCTTATGCCGATCGTCTTCTTAACGATCTGGAAGAGATGGATTGGCCTGAAAGCATAAAAAACCTCCAAAGGAATTGGATTGGAAAAATGATCGGCTTAGAGTTGATGTTTTCTGGGGAAGATTGTGAAATATCCGTTTTTACGACTCGTCCTGAAACGATTATGGGAGTTACTTACATAGCCGTATCTCCGGAACATCCTGATGTTGACTCTTTAATCTTGGATTCATACCGATCCGATTGTGAAAACTTTTTGTCTCGTATGTCAATTAAGAGCGAAAGAGATAGAGCCAAAAATACTTTTGATTCGGAAGGTGTTTTTACCGGAAAATATGTTCGTCATCCTATTACCGGAGAAATGATTCCCATTTGGCTTGCTGAGTATGTTTCGGCAGGAATAGGTACCGGTGCCGTCATGGGCGTGCCCGCCCATGACGAGAATGATTGTAGGTTTTCGGAAATTTATGATATTTCAAAAAAGTATGTTTTGTCTTTTAAGGATGCCCCTAGTAGAGAACCGTATTTTTCATCGGAAGGATACTGTTACGATTCGAATTACGGAGATTTTGAAATCGACGGTTTATCGGTAACAGAGGCTTCTCTTTACGTGATAAACTATTTTGAAACGAATGCTAGGGGAAAAAAGAAAATCTTTTATAAATTGCGCGATTGGCTTTTTTCAAGACAGAGATATTGGGGAGAACCCATTCCGGTTATTCATTTCAAAGACGGTTCTCATAGAGTTTTAGAAGATTCCGAGCTTCCCTTATTACCTCCTGAGGATGTTGATTATAATCCTGACGGTTCTGGGCAGGGGCCTTTAGCTAGGGCTTTGGATTGGATCCATATTAAGGATCCTAAAACCGGCAAACAAGCGATACGTGAGACTCATACCATGCCTCAATGGGCCGGTTCCTGTTGGTATTTCTTAAGATTTTGTGATCCGGGCAACACGGAAGTTCCTTGGTCTTCGGGGAAGGAATCTTATTGGATGCCCGTTGACTTATACATAGGAGGTGCAGAGCATGCTGTTTTACATCTTCTTTATTCTCGGTTTTGGCACAAAGTTTTTTATGATGAAGGTTTGGTAGCAGAAAAAGAGCCCTTTAAAAAATTAGTCAATCAAGGTCTTGTTTTATCTACTTCATATCGTATTCCCGGTGGGAAATACGTTAATAAGGATGAAGTCATCAAACGAGGAGACGATTTTTTCGCTCTTTCAGGAGAAAAGTTAATCGTAAAAACCGAGAAAATGTCAAAATCTAAGTTGAACGGTGTCGACCCTATGGAGATTGTTCGGGTTTATGGAGCCGATGCACTTAGAATGTACTCAATCTTTTCAGGACCTTTGGAAAAAAATAAGGTTTGGTCGGATGAAGGCGTTGCGGGGTGCAGTAGATTTTTGAACAGATTTTTTCGACTGATCATCTCCGATAAGGTGAAAGAAAAAGGTGATGGACTGGAAGCAGCTCATAGATTAGTAAAAAAAATTTCTCATGATATCGAATCTTTATCTCTAAATACGATTCCTTCTTCTCTTATGGAATTTCTTAACGGGTTATCGAATACTTCTTCGATATCGAAAAAAGCCCTAGAGATGGCTATTCGGATTATGGCTCCTTTGACTCCTCATTTTTGTGAAGAGATGTGGCAGCTGTTAGGAAATTCTCCCGATATTACGGAAGCCGGATGGCCGGAATATGATGAATCTTTATGCAAGGACGATGTTTGCGTATACGTCATTCAAGTGAACGGAAAACGGAGAGAACAAGTGAGTTTTAATCGAAACGCGAGTCGAGAAGAAGTAGTTCTCGCTGCTAAGCAAATGGTGTCCAAGTATTTGGAAACGGAAATTCAAAACATTGTTTTCGTTCCGGGAAAATTAATTAATTTCGTGGTCGGACCAGTGTAA
- a CDS encoding 3-deoxy-D-manno-octulosonic acid transferase, whose translation MKTAIKQWILLLLYEIGLIIALFISLPKLVKKVFLYGKYKRGFKYRFGFGFPKTSPGKQAVWFHGASVGEIRLLEPLFRELRERYRDFVFVVTACSEAGVTEIKRLFGSDAHVFLFPLDSRFIINRVIKRIAPKLLILSEGDYWFNFIRGVKKTGGKIVVVNGKISETSFKRYLRVKKFASFFFAHIDLICTQDNDYKSRFLSMGFPENKVEVTGNIKLSNIPVSDRNTIFEWTNRLGISENDFVFILGSTHASDEAVLLPVLAKLKTVFSDLRIILVPRHIERALMIKQQVESYGLKVKLWTSEHVFFGSCCDVVIVDVIGMLSSLYSLAHLAFVGGTFDQRIGGHNLLEPIMAGVPVCFGPFTFSQSEIADKIKAYSSETVLTHNHQDVLIALTLLLENEDLRRDLVNRGFCFLQKQNENDPLKLTQKCIERFIPLYGNH comes from the coding sequence ATGAAGACGGCAATTAAGCAATGGATCCTATTGCTCTTATATGAAATAGGGTTGATTATTGCTTTGTTTATTTCTCTTCCTAAGCTTGTAAAGAAAGTTTTTCTTTACGGTAAGTATAAGCGAGGATTTAAGTATAGGTTCGGATTCGGATTTCCCAAAACTTCACCTGGGAAACAGGCCGTATGGTTTCACGGTGCTTCCGTTGGCGAGATTCGTTTATTGGAACCTTTATTTCGAGAATTGCGAGAGCGTTATCGAGATTTCGTTTTTGTAGTAACGGCTTGTTCCGAAGCGGGTGTTACTGAAATTAAAAGGTTATTCGGAAGTGACGCTCATGTTTTTTTATTTCCCTTAGACTCTCGATTCATTATCAATAGAGTGATTAAAAGGATAGCGCCTAAGCTTCTGATATTATCCGAGGGAGATTATTGGTTTAATTTCATCCGGGGCGTCAAAAAAACGGGGGGAAAGATTGTCGTTGTTAACGGAAAAATTTCCGAAACTTCGTTTAAACGTTACTTAAGGGTTAAAAAATTTGCTTCTTTTTTCTTTGCTCATATAGATCTGATTTGTACTCAAGATAATGATTACAAAAGTAGATTTTTATCCATGGGTTTTCCTGAAAACAAAGTAGAAGTGACCGGTAATATCAAATTAAGTAATATCCCTGTATCGGATCGGAACACGATTTTCGAATGGACCAATCGTTTAGGCATTTCCGAAAACGATTTTGTCTTTATTCTCGGTTCGACTCATGCATCGGACGAAGCGGTTTTATTACCGGTCTTGGCAAAATTAAAAACGGTTTTTTCCGATTTAAGAATTATATTAGTTCCGCGACATATCGAAAGAGCCTTGATGATCAAGCAACAAGTTGAATCTTATGGCTTAAAGGTCAAGCTGTGGACTTCGGAACACGTTTTTTTCGGGTCCTGTTGTGATGTAGTTATAGTCGATGTGATCGGAATGTTGAGTTCCCTTTATTCATTGGCTCATCTTGCTTTTGTCGGAGGAACTTTTGATCAGAGAATAGGAGGACATAATTTATTAGAGCCCATTATGGCAGGGGTCCCGGTTTGTTTCGGTCCTTTTACGTTTTCTCAGTCTGAAATAGCCGACAAGATAAAGGCATATTCTTCGGAAACCGTTTTGACCCACAATCATCAAGATGTTTTAATTGCGTTGACATTGTTACTGGAGAATGAAGATTTGAGAAGAGATTTGGTTAATCGCGGTTTTTGTTTTTTGCAAAAACAAAACGAAAACGACCCTTTGAAATTGACTCAAAAGTGTATTGAACGCTTTATTCCCTTGTATGGAAATCATTAA